The stretch of DNA TATCACACCGAATTTCATTGCATCGCCGTATACTTCTTTCGCGATTTTCGACAGCGTATCGCCCGATTTGACGGTGTAGAACTTCCCGGCAGGAGTTGGCTCGGCCACATCCAACTGATTGTCTACAGCCGAAACGCCTTCTACGTTACCAACAGCGAGGGCGATTTTCTCGGCGTCTTCCTGCGATTTTACCGAACCCGTCAGCGTAACCGTATCGCCTTTTGTCTTGATGGTCAGCGCGTTGTAGGCAAGACCCAGTTGCTTTACGTGATCGAGCAGGGCCTGCGCCCGGAGCGGCTCAACTTTCTCGGCCTGAACGGGATCAGCCGGAGCTTCCTGTTCTTTTTTGAAAATTTTCTCGCCTACGCCCTTAAAAAATGATAAAAGACCCATTGGTTTCGTTTGATTTTTAGATGGAACATGCATTCGGAAACGGGCAGCAAGTACGCCAACGTTTTCGTTCTATACAACCTAATCTTTGTTAGAGGGGTTTTATTGAACCGAAAACGATTGACAACTTCTTCATATAAACACCCGCCAGTTCTTTCCTTAGACTGTGGTTTCACCAACAGGTATCAGATTCAGTTCATTTTTTTATTGTTAATTTTCTCAATACATGCGATTTGTTCAGTACGCGTTCATCGCGTTTTTATCAAGTTCGGTTTCAGCGTTCGCGCAGGGTTCATTCGAAGGGGGCATCAAAGGCGGGGGTACGTTTACGCACGGTTACACAACTATTCCGGCCATTCCGCTGTCGGCTACGGCATCGACTCCGCAACTAAATAATAAAAGCAATGGCATAGGCACGGGCTATTTGTTCGGCCTGTGGGGCCGCAAAAACTTTGACTCGTTTTACCTTCAGGTCGAACTATCTTACAGTTCTTTCTTATTGAAGCAAAAAACCGACCTGTCTATTACAGCCGAGCAGGCGTTTGTGCTGGCAGGTCAGGTGCGTCCGTCGATTATTCCGGCCCAAACCCCAACGGCGGTGAATATTGTGTCGGAATCAACACTTCGGGCAGTGAACGTACCGATTCTGTTCGGCAAGAAATGGGCTGACGGCAAAATACGGGCATTTGCGGGGCCAAACCTGCTCTTCACAGATAAAGCCATAGTCAACCGCGAGACAACGGCCAGCATTAACAGCCTGTCGGTGTCGGCAACGACTGAAACGAATTTAAAGGAACCAAATCCGCAAAATCCAGCCGAAACCGCGCTGGAAGTAAAACCTTTCACCTATGCCATTGAAGCGGGTGTGGGCTATACGTTCCTGCGTCGGCTCGATCTCGATGTTCGCTATGCCCTGCCGATTGGCGGTATCTACGAGAATACCAACATCACGGGTTATTTAGGCATTGCCACCGTAGCGTTGGGCATAAAACTCTTTTGACGGTCAGGGTTCTGCCACTAAAGCATACCCGGTGCCAGCCTGCCGGAGCCGGTAACGCTTCATTGTGTTACCACCGGTAGGCTCGGCATTGACGTCGCCCGAGCGGTACACAGGATACCGACGACAGAGAATATCCTGTTCTACCCACAGGCTATCGTGTCCCATATAGCCAACGTCGTCGGGAAGCCGCCAGTTTGGGAGCGCAATGTCAGCTTTTCGTTCGGGCAGGAACTGCCATGCATATACGCGTCCAAAAGACCCGGAGCCTGTACTCTGCGAATAAGCATAAACTTCGGGAAACCGATTACCGTCTAAATCCGCTACGTCGGCCCCTACAATTGGCCCTTCCACCCGAGTTTGGAAAGTTGTCAGCAGCAATTGTCCGCGATAGGCCCGTACAGTCAGCACGTGAGCCTTGCCAGTGTCGGGGCTTGTTAGTGTGAAGCTATAGATATTATAGCGTAACGACTTGCTAAAGACAGGACGTGACGAAAGCAGAAACTCTGCGGGTTGTTGAAACAGACGCAGATTACCAGTTGATGGACTTATGTATCCGCTCACGCCTGTAATCAGCAATCCAGTCAACAACCCATACCATGCTTTTCCACTCATTGGTTTCGTGTGCTTGTGCGCCCACTCATAACGACACGAAACAAGAAATAGTTGATAACGGTCAGCTATAGAAAAGCTTCACCAATAGAGGTCAGATTCTGCAATGCGGGCAGCATTTCAATGGCTTTGGGCGTTAATCCGTATTCAACGCGTGGCGGTACTTCTTTGAAGGACTTCTTCTCGACCACGCCTAAATCCACTAAAGCCTTTAGCTCCTGGATCAACACTTTCTCGCTAACATCGGGAATCATCCGACGCAGTTCGCCATACCGACGTGGCTCCGTACCAAGCTGATAAATAATAAACAGGCGCCACTTCCCACAGATAATATCCAATGTTTTTTTAAGTGCCGGATGCGCGTTGTCTGTCAATGACTGAGTTTTTTTGGGTTCGTTCATACCAAGGATGCCCCTAACCAATTGGTGGGCAACTGACTGATTAATAGATTGTTGCGTTAATATGAGCAAATATAAATATTTGTATGATACACAACATACAAATACTATTTACTCTACATTATAGTAAGTAACAGCAAATCAATTAAATGGCTAATAATCAGCCATTATAATGATTGAAAAAAACAAACGTTGCGTTAAATTTGTACTCATACAAGTTACGAATAACGCTATTTCTTATGTAGAAACACTAAAAATAGCTGTATAGCTGATTAAAGTTAGGTAATGGTAAATACCTACCCTAAATCAATACATATTGCCGGTTCGTATTTTTACCCCCAATAGCACCATCTCATTGAAAACACTGCTTGTTATAGCTGGGCCAACAGCCGTTGGTAAAACTGTGTCCTGCATCGAATTAGCTAAACAACTTCGAACAGATGTCGTTTCGGCTGACTCTCGGCAGCTCTACCGCGAATTAACTATCGGCACAGCTAAGCCATCGTTACAGGAAATGGATGGCGTCAGGCATCACTTCATCGATTCGCACAGTATTACAGACCCTGTCAATGCCGGACGATATGAACGCGAGTGCCTTGCGCTGCTTAATACGTTATTCTACGATAAAGACGTAGTTATATTATCAGGTGGCACGGGCCTATACATCAATGCCGTTTGTTTTGGCTTGGATGACATGCCCCCCGTTGACCCGGTTTTGCGACAGCAATTAGTTCAGCGTTGGCAGCAGGAAGGTTTGGAATCACTCCAAAACGAACTGCGTCGGTTAGACCCTGCCTACGCGCAAACGGCTGATCTGCAAAACCCAGTCCGGGTAACGCGGGCACTCGAAGTTTGTCTGGAAACCGGAAAGCCCTATTCGTCGTTTCGGCGTCAACAACCCGCCGAACGCCCATTTCGGTCCGTATTTGTGGCACTCGACCGCCCCCGCAACGAGTTGTATGCCCGCATCGACGCCCGAGTAGATGCCATGCTGACAGCCGGGTTGGTCGAGGAAGTGCGTTCACTGTACAACTATCGACATCTGCCATCTCTGCAAACGGTTGGCTATCAGGAAGTTTTTCCATACATAGATAACGAATACGACTACGACGAGATGGTACGACTGCTCAAACGCAACTCGCGCCGATATGCCAAACGCCAGCTAACCTGGTTTCGGAATCAGGGCGAATACACGTGGGTGAAGCCCGACGAACTAATGACTATCGACTATTGCGCCCGATAGGCAAGAATACCACCCGTCAGGTTCCGAACGTTGGCAAAGCCGTTTTCTTCGAGCAGTTGCTGCGCTCGTGCGCTGCGGGCACCCGACCGGCAATGCACAATAATTTCTTCTTCCTGCAAACCGTCGAGTTCATCGAGCCGGTACGGTAAATCGCCCAATGGAATGAGCGTAGCCCCAATGTTGTCAGCTTCGTATTCATTCGGTTCGCGCACGTCGAACAAATTCAGTTTTTCGCCCTTATCGAGCCGCTCTTTCAATTCCTGTACAGTGATGTCCATATTTCGGTTACAGTTATCCGCCAACGCCGTCGGCAACGAGCGGCTAATTTACGACAGATCGAGTTAATGTTGAATCATTAGCTTCTGTACGGCTGTTTGCTGATTCGTTGACAGTCGAAGTACATAAAGCCCGTCGGGCAACTGGCTGAGGTCGGCGGTATGTTGGCCGCGCGTAGGTTCTATGACCAGCAATAACCGACCGTTCGGGTGAATTACTTCCAGCCGCGTCAGGTCCGGGTCGTCCCAGCGGATCAAGCCGGTGGATGGATTCGGATATGTCCGCAGCACGGGCAACGGTTCGGGTTCGGGAATGGCCGTAACGGGGCCAGCGTCGGTACCGCCCAGAATAGGCCGCAGCATCAGCGCACCCTGAAAATTCAGTTGGCTTGCCCTACCCGCATTCTGTTCCCAGATGGTGCCGCCATTATAAAAAATGGCATTACCAAACGGGCTGTTTTTGTCGAAGCCAATCCGGAACAGTGTTGTGTCGCTGGTGCTAATCTGCTGATAACCCACGTAAAACGTATCTCTCACAGCGATACCCCGGTCGAACAGAAACTCGGTGAATGCATTTCGATACGGCGGGTAGCGCGTGGTAAACGACTTTCGGTGAATTACGGCACCCGGACGCCCCCGGTCATTGCTGTACACGTTCAGAACAAATGCCTGCCCGGTCTGGTCGGTTTTGAACGGGACAACGGCCAGCCGAACGCCGGTCATAACATCGGGTTTGTTGAGAATAAATCGCACGGCCAACTGCTCGCGTGGGCCAACTTGCAATCCATATTCCCACGAGCCATCATCATAGGCATAATAATTGTCCAGCACAGCCACGCCCGAAATCGTATCGTTCTGCCGCAAGTCAACGCCAGGAATGGGTGGATTCTGCTGGTCGGTAGTGGTATTTACGTTAAACGTGTAGCGAAGTTGGGCGCGGGTAGCCGTACCAAATCCAGACACCGGAACCGGGCGGGCCACTTTCCGCTGCGAACTGAGCGATGGAATCAGGGTTGTGGGCGTAACGGGGTCTTGTTGAATGCTGCGGCCCGATACCTCGTCGCGTACCGAAAACTGGAACGTGGTGAAGTTGAAACCGTCTTCAAGGTTGTTGATATCAGTTATGACCGAGTCGGCGGTTTCGGCGGCTGGGTTTACCACGTACTGCGCCAGCGGCATGGCCGTATATCGCTTCAAAAAGGGGCTTACGGCCTGCCGGGCGGCAACGTCCTTCACAAATCGGTCGTTTATGCTACGGCCCCGGTTCAGGTACACGTAATCGACGTTCCAGGTATCGAACGGCCCCGACTCGCGGCCAAAACTCCGAAACCGAAAGGCGAAATTGGCGTGGAAGTATTTCGAATCGCTCACCCGGACAAACGCCTGCGGAAAGTTGTTGTTTACGCGCCCGCCCACCTGAAACCAAACCGTTTGCCAGTTGCCCGCTGCGTCGCGAAACTGCACCGTTAGCGAGTCGCCGGGTTGCCGCACAATAAGCGTAAAACTGCCGGGGGTTGTAGCCGTAGTGCTGCCGGGTGCCCGCAACGTATCAACCACCGGCGGGTCGGGCAGTTCGCCCAGACCTCTGCTTTGCCAGTAAAAGCTCAGATAGATCGAATCGCGGACACTCAGACCAGCCAGATTAATCGGCTGCGACGCAAGCGTGTCGGTATATCCCTGCGCCAGTTGGTTATTTTGGGTATAGGGCAACCCGTTGGCCCGCAGCCCATCGAACGAGGCAATACCGACGGTAGGCTGATTGATGCCCATCGAGTTGTTGATATATACTCCACTACCCGGCACCCACCGAGCGGGGTTCGGCAGGTCTAAGCCGGGTCGCCCCGCGCTGGTCGAGAAGTCATCGAAGAAAGGCAGACGCTGGGGCGTTTGTCCCAGCGCACCAAGTGGAATCAACCCTAACCAAACTACGTACAGCCCAATCCAGCGAAGGATGGGTCGGGCCGCAGTCTGTACTCGTAAAACAATGCTCATAAAACCCAGTGTGCCGACGACGGTTATTCCAGATCCGGCTCTACCGGCCCCACAACCCACAAATCCATTGTTTCGCCAATGCGGATTCGTTCGCCGGAGCGGGCTTCGGGGCGTTGCCGAACCACCGTGCCTACTTCTTTCTCAGGATCATCGACAGAGATAATCGTGCCAACTTTAAGGTTCGATCCCTGAATGGTGAGCCGGGCTTCGTCGAGCGGCTTACCTATAACGTCGGGAATGTCGAACATCATATTACCGAGGCCGTCGCCAATTTCAAGATCAATCTTCGCACCCTTCGGAACGGGGGTTCCGGGAGCGATTTCTTTGCCGTTATACAGTTGCCGCAACACCGAGTTTTTCGCTACGTCGGGTACGTAGGTGCGTTCGCCTTCTTCCAGCCCTACCGACTTGAGCATCAATGCCGCCGAGCGGTCGATCATGTCAACAAGTTTGGGCATGGGCACCATCGGAGCCACGCGTTTAGTGATGGTCACGTAGATTTTGCGCCCTTCCTTCACTTTGGCGTTGGCCTGCGGGTATTGCTGAATAACGGTTAGCGGCTGTGCGCCGGCCACAAACGTACAATCGCTGACCTCGTAGCGCAGGTCGCGGTCGTCTAAAGTGTTTCGCATCTCATCGAGGCTCAGCCGCGTTACGTCAGGTACGGTAATGGTTTGGCCGTGGTTGGTGGTCCAGGGCAGATACAGGAAGAAAAACGCCAGAAACAACGCGACCAGCAAGGCCACAATAATGCCAATATGAATCAGCAAATCAGAAACAGAGCGGGTGCTGATTTTCGCCATCGGTTCGTGAATAAGTGAATGGAGCGCGTCAAATTTACGGACTCAACGATAGCCGCCGAGCATTTTTTTGATGTATTTGCCCACAATATCGAATTCTAAGTTGACAACGTCGCCCACGTTGAGGTCGCGGAAGGTCGTGTACTCGTATGTGTACGGAATTATGGTGACGCGGAAACTATTCGATTCGGAATTAAAAACGGTTAAACTGACGCCATTGATACAAACCGACCCTTTTTCTACTGTTACGTTGCGGTTGGCGGGGTCGGCATCTATGTCGTCGTACTGAAAATCGAACAGCCAGCTTCCGTTCATGTCCTGCACGTTGGTACAAACGCCGGTCTGATCGACGTGGCCCTGCACAATATGCCCATCGAACCGACCATTGGCGGGCATGCAACGTTCGAGGTTGATCCGGTCGCCTACAACAACACCGCCTAAGTTAGTCTTCTTCAGGGTTTCATCGACCGCCGTAACGGTATAAACATCGTTTGACACGCTCGTTACGGTCAGGCAAACACCGTTATGACTCACGCTTTGATCAACTTTCAGCTCAGGCGTCAGCGACGATTCGATGGCGAAGGTCAGGTTTGTGCCTTCAGGAATAATGCCGACGACGCGGCCTGTGGTTTCTATAATTCCAGTGAACATGGGAAAACAGCAGTAAGGGGTAAAAGGGGGAGGGGTAAAAGGGGTAAGGTTGTAGGGAGTAAGGTGTAGGGGGGTAAGGTGTAGGGTGTAAGGTGTAATGTGTAAGGTGTAAGGTGTAAGGTGTAAGGTGTAAGGTTGGAAAGGGGTTGATACACAAAAACCTTTCCAACCTTACACCTTACCACCTTCCCCCCTGCTCCCTACAACAAACAACGAGCTGCCGAAGGGGGTTCGGGGCAGAAGTTTTTGTTCGACTTTAACGATGCGGTAGAGTGTTTCGTTGAGCCAGGGCGCGGGCAAATATACGTCCGATTGCGCGTTGGCTTCGGTTCGCCAGCCCATTTTCAATTGCAGGCTTTGCCACTGCCGCATCAACAGAATCAGGGGCGACAGTGCCAGACTCCAGTACGTTGCCCTCCCGATGCGTAACCCCGCCGGGGGCAAAAGTCGCTCAAAATTGGCTACTACAAACCGTCGGCTACTACCCACGGCCAAATCGTGCTGCCCCCGAAATACATTGAACGCATTATTATTGCTGATGAGCAGGCCACCCGGCTTCAGCCGATGCGCCAAAGCCGACAGGAGCCGGGTCAGAGCCGGATCATCGAAATAGCAGAATACATCGTTGCACACGATGGCATCGTAGTTCGTAGCAGGCTCAAAATCAGTTAGTTGGTTCAGGTCGAGTTGTGAAACGGCCAGCCCCCGCTCGTGGCAAAACGCTACGGCGTCTGCCGACCCGTCGAGACCGCGCAGATGTGTATATCCCTGCCGGTGCAGGTAGTTGAGCAGGCCGCCCGTGCCGCAGCCAAGATCGAGAATTGCTACGTTCCGGTTAGTTCCGAAATGAGTAGTCAACGCTTCAGCTACGCGCTCGTGCAAAATTTTATACCACCACAACCGGCCCTCAAGCCGAAACATTTTTTCGTATTCGTCAACGTTCATAAAGAGTGCCGCAACGGAGTTGAAAGAGCGAAAGAATGAACGAATGAAAGAGTGGCTAACCAGATGGCGTTCACTCTTTCATTCGTTCACTCTTTCGCTCTTTAATTATATAAGGAGGTAGCCCGCTGTAGGCCATAAATAATTTGCCGAGGTATTCGCCCAACACGCCCAGAAACAGCAGGTGCAGGCCCGTAGCAGTCAGTACCGCCCAGCCTACCACCGCCCAGCCGCGCACAACGAACACGCCCGCCAGCCAGCCAATGAGCCAGCCCAGCCCGAACAGCAGACAAAAGCCAAACAGCGCGGCTCCAAAGACCGTGAAACCGCGAATAGGCCAGAGCGAATAGCCAATGAATACGTTAAGAAACAGGGCTACAAGCTTGCGGGCCGTGTAGTTCGACTTGCCTTCCGTGCGGGGATTGTGCGGTACAAGGACGCTGCTAACGTTGCGCGTTACGCGAAAAATCAGCCCGTCGATATATGGATAAGGACCCCGGTACTTGATGATTTCATCGACCACGTCACGCCGAATCAGCTTAAAACTCGACAGATACAGATCGCGCGGTTTGCCAAGCGAATAAGTTGTGAGCGTGTTGACCAAATGGCTACCGAGGTTGCGAAACCAGTGATGTTGTTTCTGCGCGTATCGGCTATAAACAACGTCGGCCTGTTCGCGTTCAGCCGTTTCGAGCAACGTTAGTATAGCTTCGGGTGGGTTCTGGAAATCGTCGTCAATAATCGCAGTAAACTGTCCGTTCGTGTGCGCCAGGCCACACAACACGGCGTTAAATTCACCGAAATTTCGGCGCAGCGAGATGAACTGCACATTGGTATATTGGGCGGCAACAGCCTGACAAACAGCCTCCGAATTGTCGGGACTGCCGTCATTAACGAGCACAATTTCAAACGAATAAGCAGCCAAACAAGCCTGAAGCCGTTCGACCAGCGGCCCAATGGTCGTTTCGCTTTTATAAACCGGTATGACTACGGAAAGAAGCATTAATTGTTTCTATGATAAATTCTGCTTCTGCATCGGTCAGGGTTGGGTTGAGTGGCAGACTCACCACTTCGCGGTGCAGTTGTTCTGATATGGGAAGCGACAGGCTGGCAAATTGCGCATACGCCCGTTGTTGATGGGGCGGAATGGGGTAATGCACGTCAGTACCAATACCGTGCTCGTGCAGGTAGGCCCGTAGCTGGTCGCGCCGGGGGTGCCGGATCACGAACAAATGCCAGGCGTCCTGTTCAATCTGGTCTGCCGGGGGCAAACTGATGTCGGGGTGACGAATGCCGTTTAGGTAAAGCCGCGCCAACGCCCGACGCCGGTTATTTTCGGCATCTAAATGAGGCAGTTTGGCCGATAAAATGGCAGCCTGTAATTCGTCTAAACGGCTGTTGTAGCCAATGTAATCATTGACGTACTTCTGCCCCGAACCATAGTTACGCAACGCCCGAAGTCGTTCGGCCAGTTCGTCGTTATTGGTGGTAATGGCACCAGCATCGCCCAGTGCGCCGAGATTTTTACTGGGGTAAAAACTCCAGCCTGTGGCATCGGCCAGCCCGCCAACGCGGTTACTCTTATACGTAGCACCGTGCGCCTGAGCGGCATCGTCGAGTACCAGCAATGCATGTGCCTGAGCAATGGCCCGAATTGGCTCCATCTCGCAGCATCGGCCATACAGATGTACCGGCAAAATAGCGCGGGTTTGCGGTGTCAGAGCGGCTTCAACGTTCGCGGGGTCGAGCAGGTAGGTTTGCGGGTCAGGCTCAACAAACACAGGATTCAACCCGGACTGCGTAATGCTCAACACCGAAGCGATGTAGGCATTAGACGCCACAATGACCTCGCTCCCTGCCGGAAATGCCCACGCTTTCAGCACCAGCGTAAGAGCCTCCAGACCGTTGGCAACGCCAATACAATGGCCAACCCCGCAATAGGCAGCAAACTGTTTCTCGAATGCGCTGACTTCCTTACCCAGAATATACCACCCCGATTCGAGCACACGTGCTGTGGTCTCCTGAATTGCCTGTTGATGTGGCTTATTGACTTCCCGCAGATTCAGGAATGAAATCATGCTTCAATCAATGACTCGGAAAGCGCGTAGCGACAGTTCGGATAAGGTTCGTGGATATAATCGTCTTTATCGTACAACTGATTCGACACAACCAGCAGAATGGCATTATCGGTAAATTCATCCATCACGTGCCAGTCTTCGGGTTCGAGTAGCAGGCACTGCCGGGGGTTGGTCAGATGATACGTAGTTTCCTCTTTTCCATTATGGCAATAAATGCGACAGCTACCGCTAACACAAATGAGGGCGTTATAGGTATGATGATGTCGATGGCCTGCTCTGGCTTTCTGCCCAGCCTGATATATGTAAAATACGCGCTGGATCGTTCCGGGTAATATATTCTCCAGTACGGTAAGATTTCCATTGTCTGAAGAAAATGTTTTTAGCTCGTAAAGTCGTGCCATATACAAAGTGGAAATTGAGAGTTTTGGATGAGTAGGTGTTCGCTGAGTCAAAGATATTAAAACCGCGTTAAAAAGAAAGTTAGGCCAATAAGAAGTTTTGCGCCCAAATCATTACATTTTTGCAAAGTAACGATTGCTCTTAACTCACCGACTAACAAACTCGTTAGCAGTCAGATGTTTAACCCATCCATCTTTCAGAATGTTCAAAAACAAAGTACTATTACTCAGTTTGCTGGCTGTGTTTTGCGCGGTTCTGTACGTCACGTTTTTCAGCGAAACTGACACGAATACCGTATCAGTAGACCCGCAGCAGTATCGGCAGGAAGTTGAAACGAGCCGGGCTAAAAAGGATGCCTTTTTCAAGACTGGTGCCGACTCACCCCTTACCGATAAAAGCAAGTTTACCGGCCTGCTGTATTTTCCGCCCGATCCGGCTTATCGGGTGCTTGCCCGGCTCGAACCCTTTGCCGACAAAACCCAGAAACTCGTTGTACGCATGACCGACGGCAGCGAAGAAGTATATGAGAAATTCGCCCATGCGGTATTTAGCCTCAATGGCGAGGCCTGCCGTTTATTGATCGTTAAGTTAGGCGGCACCTACTCCATTCTGTTTCGCGATGCTACATCGGGTAAGGAGACTTACGGAGGGGGTCGCTACCTCGAACTCAATCCTGATCAACTTACCGATAGCGGTGCCCTGCTCGACTTCAACACAGCTTACAATCCGTATTGCGCCTACAATCACACGTATGCCTGCCCGCTTCCCCCCGCCGAAAATACGCTTAAGATTGCCGTAAAAGCCGGCGAACGATATGTTGATAAGTGATGAGTGATAAGTGATGAGTGATGAGTTTGCTGACGCCAGTATTGTGCTCCCGCGTCAGCAAACTCATCACTCATCACTCATCACTTATCACTCATCACTCATCGTTCATCACTATCTTTGCGTTTTTAGTTGAAATCGGATAGTATGGAAGTTTCCTATAAATGGCTGCAAGAGTACATTGATTTGCCCGAATCGCCCGAGGAGGTGGGTAAATACCTGACTGGGACGGGGTTGGAAGTGGAAGGAATCGAAAAAATCGACGCGATGCCGGGTGGTCTGGAGGGTGTCGTGATTGGCGAAGTACTCACCTGCACCAAACACCCCGACGCCGATAAACTTAGTTTGACTACAGTCGACGCAGGCACCGGCGAGCCACTCCCGATTGTGTGCGGTGCCCCAAACGTGGCTGCCGGGCAGAAAGTAGTGATCGCGCTGGTTGGTGCCACACTATACCCAACGGATGGAACACCCTTTCAAATAAAGAAGGCCAAAATTCGCGGGGCGGTTTCGGAAGGCATGATTTGCGCCGAAGACGAAATCGGGCTGGGGAAATCGCACGCGGGCATTATGGTACTCGATACCGACGTACCGAACGGAACGCCAGCCGCAACTTATTTTAAGCTTGAGTCTGATTACCGAATTGCTATCGGCCTCACGCCCAACCGCATCGATGCCGCTTCGCACGTTGGAGTAGCCCGCGACCTGAAAGCGGCCCTCAACCGTCCCCTGCGGATTCCTTCGGTTGATGCCTTCACCATAAGCGACACAAGTTTTACGCTCGACGTTCGGGTAGACGACCCGGCGGCCTGCCCACGCTATACGGGCCTGACCATCAGCAATCTAACTGTTGGCGAATCGCCCGATTGGCTGAAACAGCGGCTGTTGGCTATCGGCCTGACACCGATTAATAATGTGGTCGACGCAACAAATTACGTATGCCACGACCTCGGCCAACCCCTACACGCGTTCGACGCCGACAAGATCAGCGGGGGGCAGGTAGTTGTACAAACACTGCCTGAAGGTACGCCGTTTGTAACGCTCGACGGTGTTGAACGCAAACTGACGGCCACTGACCTGATGATCTGTGACGCCGAAAAACCGATGTGCATTGCGGGCGTTTTCGGGGGACAACATTCGGGCGTATCGGCGCAGACCACGCGCATTTTTCTGGAATCAGCTTATTTTTCGGCTACGTCGGTACGCAAAACGGCGCAGCACCACGGTCTCAAAACCGACGCATCGTTCCGGTTCGAGCGTGGCACCGACCCGAATATGCCAGTTTTCGCACTGAAACGGGCGGCTTTGCTCATTCAGGAAGTGGCCGGTGGCACCGTTACATCCGACATTACCGACCTCTACCCCACCCCTGTTGAGCCGTTCCGGGTGACAGTGCGCTACAAAAACATCGACCGGCTTATCGGCATTCAAATCGACCACGCCGAAATCCACCGAATTCTCGAAGCACTCGACATTACCGCCGACGACCGCACCGAACAGGGTTTTACGGCTATTGTGCCGCCCTATCGGGTCGATGTTACG from Spirosoma montaniterrae encodes:
- the lysM gene encoding peptidoglycan-binding protein LysM, coding for MGLLSFFKGVGEKIFKKEQEAPADPVQAEKVEPLRAQALLDHVKQLGLAYNALTIKTKGDTVTLTGSVKSQEDAEKIALAVGNVEGVSAVDNQLDVAEPTPAGKFYTVKSGDTLSKIAKEVYGDAMKFGVIFEANKPMLKDPDLIYPDQVLRIPQL
- a CDS encoding outer membrane beta-barrel protein: MRFVQYAFIAFLSSSVSAFAQGSFEGGIKGGGTFTHGYTTIPAIPLSATASTPQLNNKSNGIGTGYLFGLWGRKNFDSFYLQVELSYSSFLLKQKTDLSITAEQAFVLAGQVRPSIIPAQTPTAVNIVSESTLRAVNVPILFGKKWADGKIRAFAGPNLLFTDKAIVNRETTASINSLSVSATTETNLKEPNPQNPAETALEVKPFTYAIEAGVGYTFLRRLDLDVRYALPIGGIYENTNITGYLGIATVALGIKLF
- a CDS encoding winged helix-turn-helix transcriptional regulator, which gives rise to MNEPKKTQSLTDNAHPALKKTLDIICGKWRLFIIYQLGTEPRRYGELRRMIPDVSEKVLIQELKALVDLGVVEKKSFKEVPPRVEYGLTPKAIEMLPALQNLTSIGEAFL
- the miaA gene encoding tRNA (adenosine(37)-N6)-dimethylallyltransferase MiaA, which produces MKTLLVIAGPTAVGKTVSCIELAKQLRTDVVSADSRQLYRELTIGTAKPSLQEMDGVRHHFIDSHSITDPVNAGRYERECLALLNTLFYDKDVVILSGGTGLYINAVCFGLDDMPPVDPVLRQQLVQRWQQEGLESLQNELRRLDPAYAQTADLQNPVRVTRALEVCLETGKPYSSFRRQQPAERPFRSVFVALDRPRNELYARIDARVDAMLTAGLVEEVRSLYNYRHLPSLQTVGYQEVFPYIDNEYDYDEMVRLLKRNSRRYAKRQLTWFRNQGEYTWVKPDELMTIDYCAR
- a CDS encoding rhodanese-like domain-containing protein, which codes for MDITVQELKERLDKGEKLNLFDVREPNEYEADNIGATLIPLGDLPYRLDELDGLQEEEIIVHCRSGARSARAQQLLEENGFANVRNLTGGILAYRAQ
- a CDS encoding T9SS type A sorting domain-containing protein, whose product is MSIVLRVQTAARPILRWIGLYVVWLGLIPLGALGQTPQRLPFFDDFSTSAGRPGLDLPNPARWVPGSGVYINNSMGINQPTVGIASFDGLRANGLPYTQNNQLAQGYTDTLASQPINLAGLSVRDSIYLSFYWQSRGLGELPDPPVVDTLRAPGSTTATTPGSFTLIVRQPGDSLTVQFRDAAGNWQTVWFQVGGRVNNNFPQAFVRVSDSKYFHANFAFRFRSFGRESGPFDTWNVDYVYLNRGRSINDRFVKDVAARQAVSPFLKRYTAMPLAQYVVNPAAETADSVITDINNLEDGFNFTTFQFSVRDEVSGRSIQQDPVTPTTLIPSLSSQRKVARPVPVSGFGTATRAQLRYTFNVNTTTDQQNPPIPGVDLRQNDTISGVAVLDNYYAYDDGSWEYGLQVGPREQLAVRFILNKPDVMTGVRLAVVPFKTDQTGQAFVLNVYSNDRGRPGAVIHRKSFTTRYPPYRNAFTEFLFDRGIAVRDTFYVGYQQISTSDTTLFRIGFDKNSPFGNAIFYNGGTIWEQNAGRASQLNFQGALMLRPILGGTDAGPVTAIPEPEPLPVLRTYPNPSTGLIRWDDPDLTRLEVIHPNGRLLLVIEPTRGQHTADLSQLPDGLYVLRLSTNQQTAVQKLMIQH
- a CDS encoding PASTA domain-containing protein — its product is MAKISTRSVSDLLIHIGIIVALLVALFLAFFFLYLPWTTNHGQTITVPDVTRLSLDEMRNTLDDRDLRYEVSDCTFVAGAQPLTVIQQYPQANAKVKEGRKIYVTITKRVAPMVPMPKLVDMIDRSAALMLKSVGLEEGERTYVPDVAKNSVLRQLYNGKEIAPGTPVPKGAKIDLEIGDGLGNMMFDIPDVIGKPLDEARLTIQGSNLKVGTIISVDDPEKEVGTVVRQRPEARSGERIRIGETMDLWVVGPVEPDLE
- a CDS encoding riboflavin synthase, encoding MFTGIIETTGRVVGIIPEGTNLTFAIESSLTPELKVDQSVSHNGVCLTVTSVSNDVYTVTAVDETLKKTNLGGVVVGDRINLERCMPANGRFDGHIVQGHVDQTGVCTNVQDMNGSWLFDFQYDDIDADPANRNVTVEKGSVCINGVSLTVFNSESNSFRVTIIPYTYEYTTFRDLNVGDVVNLEFDIVGKYIKKMLGGYR
- a CDS encoding class I SAM-dependent DNA methyltransferase, with product MNVDEYEKMFRLEGRLWWYKILHERVAEALTTHFGTNRNVAILDLGCGTGGLLNYLHRQGYTHLRGLDGSADAVAFCHERGLAVSQLDLNQLTDFEPATNYDAIVCNDVFCYFDDPALTRLLSALAHRLKPGGLLISNNNAFNVFRGQHDLAVGSSRRFVVANFERLLPPAGLRIGRATYWSLALSPLILLMRQWQSLQLKMGWRTEANAQSDVYLPAPWLNETLYRIVKVEQKLLPRTPFGSSLFVVGSRGEGGKV